Proteins encoded in a region of the Clostridium beijerinckii genome:
- a CDS encoding BMC domain-containing protein — MKEALGLVETIGLSTAILAADAMAKTANVNIIDLENTKGSGYMTIKVSGDVGAVTAAVTAGRQVATENNAFVSSKVIPRPSNNIESAFCQPKKEEDTSSITENNIIEESNVSEENNIIEGNNTVENKEYLENPVVVLEEALTEKVEKQEDKQEENTSQSEGAVVENNEDINQPVEDGIQLKQSDIEISQSQSEEKRTRKTSSRKKGK, encoded by the coding sequence ATGAAAGAAGCATTAGGTTTAGTTGAAACAATAGGTTTATCAACTGCTATTTTAGCTGCAGATGCTATGGCGAAAACGGCTAATGTTAATATAATTGACCTTGAAAATACTAAGGGATCCGGGTACATGACGATAAAAGTTTCAGGAGATGTTGGAGCGGTAACAGCTGCAGTTACAGCAGGAAGACAAGTTGCTACTGAAAACAACGCATTCGTTTCATCTAAAGTAATTCCAAGACCTTCTAATAATATAGAAAGCGCTTTTTGTCAGCCTAAAAAGGAAGAAGATACTTCTTCTATCACAGAGAATAATATAATTGAAGAAAGTAATGTAAGTGAAGAAAATAATATTATTGAGGGAAATAATACTGTTGAAAACAAAGAATATTTAGAAAATCCCGTAGTTGTATTAGAAGAGGCTTTAACTGAAAAAGTTGAAAAGCAGGAAGATAAGCAGGAAGAAAATACTTCTCAAAGTGAAGGGGCAGTAGTTGAAAATAATGAAGACATCAATCAACCTGTAGAAGATGGTATTCAACTTAAGCAATCTGATATAGAAATTTCTCAATCTCAGTCAGAAGAAAAGAGAACTAGAAAAACTAGCAGTAGAAAAAAAGGAAAATAA
- the pduA gene encoding propanediol utilization microcompartment protein PduA, with the protein MNSDALGMVETKGLVAAIEAADAMVKAANVNLIGYEKIGSGLVTVMVRGDVGAVKAATDAGAASARLVGEVVSIHVIPRPHMDTEKILPKFV; encoded by the coding sequence ATGAATTCAGATGCATTAGGAATGGTTGAAACTAAAGGTTTAGTTGCTGCAATAGAAGCAGCAGATGCTATGGTTAAAGCAGCAAATGTTAATTTAATAGGATATGAAAAGATAGGTTCAGGTCTAGTAACAGTTATGGTTCGTGGTGATGTTGGCGCTGTAAAAGCAGCAACTGATGCAGGGGCTGCATCTGCTAGATTAGTTGGAGAAGTTGTTTCTATTCATGTCATTCCACGTCCTCATATGGACACTGAAAAGATTCTTCCTAAATTCGTATAA
- the pduB gene encoding propanediol utilization microcompartment protein PduB produces the protein MDQQLIEKVMKRVSSELGISVKNQNNDSQNISKNTSGGIGVTEFVGTAIGDTIGLVIASVDPLLTETMKLGKYRSIGIIGGRTGAGPQIMAVDDAVKATNTEVISVELPRDTKGGAGHGSLIYIGADDVSDARRAVEIALSSLDKYFGDVYANDAGHLEFQYTARASYCLEKAFGTPLGRAFGMVCAGPAAIGTVLADVAVKAANVDVVGYCSPGNGTSFSNEVILTFSGDSGAVRQAVRASIEVGKKLLGALGDEPKSTTTPYI, from the coding sequence ATGGATCAACAATTGATTGAAAAGGTAATGAAACGGGTTTCTAGCGAACTTGGAATATCTGTTAAAAATCAAAATAATGATTCTCAAAATATAAGCAAAAATACTAGTGGAGGAATAGGTGTTACTGAATTTGTAGGTACTGCAATAGGAGATACTATTGGACTAGTAATTGCAAGTGTAGATCCACTACTTACAGAAACTATGAAATTAGGAAAGTACCGTTCAATCGGTATCATAGGCGGAAGAACTGGAGCTGGACCTCAAATTATGGCTGTTGATGATGCTGTTAAAGCTACAAATACAGAAGTTATTTCTGTTGAATTACCTAGAGATACTAAAGGCGGAGCAGGTCATGGAAGTTTAATTTATATAGGAGCTGATGATGTTTCAGATGCTAGACGTGCAGTTGAAATTGCACTTTCAAGCTTAGATAAATATTTTGGAGATGTGTATGCAAATGATGCAGGACATTTAGAATTTCAATACACAGCTAGAGCAAGTTATTGTTTAGAAAAAGCTTTTGGAACGCCATTAGGCAGAGCTTTTGGAATGGTTTGTGCAGGACCAGCTGCAATTGGAACAGTTTTAGCTGATGTTGCTGTAAAAGCTGCTAATGTTGATGTTGTAGGTTACTGTTCACCAGGAAACGGAACAAGTTTCTCAAATGAGGTTATATTAACTTTCAGTGGTGATTCGGGAGCTGTAAGACAAGCTGTAAGAGCATCAATTGAAGTAGGTAAAAAATTACTTGGTGCGTTAGGTGATGAACCTAAATCAACTACAACACCTTATATTTAA
- a CDS encoding glycyl-radical enzyme activating protein has translation MMDTINYSMEGTVFDIQRFSIHDGPGIRTIVFLKGCPLSCLWCSNPESQKIKPVIMYQSANCIHCGRCISACKIGAISVNNKGFINREICTACGECSNVCPTSSLVLKGKKMTIEQVIKELKKDAINYRRSGGGITLSGGEPLLQSDFSKELFKACKAQGWHTAIETTGYANSETIEKVFPYIDLVLMDIKSTNLELHRKYTGVSNEIILNNAKRISEISKMVVRVPLIPDFNSSIQDILELCRFTKTLNNIDTIHLLPYHTYGENKYELLGRDYLMKDSRSLKEDEIEVLKKIIEDQGIKCIIGG, from the coding sequence ATGATGGATACAATTAATTATAGTATGGAAGGAACAGTATTTGATATACAGAGATTCTCTATACATGATGGCCCAGGAATTCGTACAATAGTTTTTTTAAAAGGATGTCCTTTATCATGCTTATGGTGTAGCAATCCTGAATCACAGAAAATTAAACCTGTCATAATGTATCAATCTGCGAATTGTATTCATTGTGGAAGATGTATTTCAGCCTGCAAAATAGGTGCAATTAGTGTTAATAATAAAGGTTTTATAAATAGAGAAATTTGCACAGCATGTGGTGAATGTAGCAATGTTTGTCCAACAAGCTCTTTAGTCTTAAAAGGTAAAAAAATGACGATTGAACAAGTTATAAAAGAACTCAAAAAAGATGCTATAAATTATAGACGATCTGGTGGTGGAATCACTTTATCAGGAGGAGAACCACTATTACAGTCAGATTTTTCAAAAGAACTTTTTAAGGCATGTAAAGCACAAGGTTGGCATACAGCTATTGAAACTACAGGTTATGCAAATTCAGAAACTATTGAAAAAGTATTTCCATATATAGATTTAGTGCTTATGGATATTAAGAGTACAAATCTTGAATTACACAGAAAATACACAGGAGTTTCTAACGAAATAATTCTAAATAATGCAAAGAGAATTTCTGAAATATCAAAAATGGTAGTTAGAGTACCATTAATACCAGACTTTAATTCTTCAATTCAAGATATTTTGGAATTATGTAGGTTTACTAAAACTTTGAATAACATTGATACGATTCATTTGTTACCATACCATACTTATGGTGAAAATAAATATGAACTCCTTGGAAGAGATTATCTTATGAAAGACTCACGGTCATTAAAAGAAGATGAGATTGAAGTCTTAAAAAAGATTATTGAGGATCAGGGGATTAAATGTATTATTGGTGGTTAA